ATACCTGCAAGTATTGCCTGATTGAGTTCGAGGTCAACAAGTCCTAAGTGATGAACAACAACAATTGTGGAGAATGTAAGCACAACGTCATGAACAAGAGCTATAATTGCTCCTACACCAAAATTAAATTCAAATCTGAAAGCTACATACACGAGAATCGCAATTACGGCAATGATAATAGCCCAAATCGCTTCAGTGAAAAGCTCGGCACCGATTTTTGGTCCAATTTTGTCAACTTTCAGCATAGTAATAGTTTCGCTTGCAAAACCTGATTTCAATGCTTCATTAATCATGTCGGGACCTTCTTCAACATCCATTATCCTGATTAAAAATGAATTTGCATCACCGAACGATTTAATTTCTGCACCTTTGATTCCGGCATTTGCAATGATATCTCTAACATCACCAATTGAAGGATTGCCACTAATATTAAGTGCAATTTCTGCTCCACCTTTAAAGTCAATACCCAAAACCGGTTTAAGAATGAAAGTTGCGACAAGTCCAAGTATAACAAGTATCATTGAAATCATAGCAAAAGTTCTTCTTACACCTACAAAGTTTATATCTGTTTTACTAAAATATTGCATTTTATTTCCTTACTTAAATAATTTCCTAATTATGCAGTTGCAGTTTCTTTAGGCTGTCCGAAGCTAAATTTAGTAGCGCCGCCGGAAAGCTGAAGTTCAAGTAATGCACGGGTGATTAAAATACCTGTAAACAAAGTAGTCAAAATACCGATAAGCAATGTAGTGGCAAAACCTTGGATAGGTCCGCTGCCAAATACAAGAAGAATGAATGCTGTAATACCGGTTGTAATATTACCGTCAATAATCGCGCTCAATGCTTTACCGAAACCTTCGTCAATCGCAGAACGCAGCGAACGCCCCTTAGCAAGTTCTTCACGAATACGTTCGAAAATAAGTACGTTGGCATCAACTGCCATACCCATTGTCAATACTATACCTGCAATGCCCGGCAAAGTCAATGTACCTTTGAGTGCTGTAAGGACTGATATGATAAGTGTGATATTAAGTAATACAGCGAAATCCGCAACTAAACCAGCTCTGTTATAGTAGAATACCATATAAATAATAACTATTATCAAACCTGCCATAGAAGCTCGGAAGCCCGCATTAATAGAATCCTGACCAAGTGATGGTCCTACTACACGCTCTTCAATGATCTTAACAGGAGCTTTCAAAGCACCTGCTTTAAGCACTACTTCTAGAAGTCTTGCTTCTTCCATGTTTGCCATACCGGTAATCTGCGACCTGCCACCGGTTATCTTTGCCTGAACAACAGGAGCTGAGTAAACTCTTTCGTCAAGAACAATTGCAATTCTTTTTTTAAGATTTGCACCTGTAATTCTTGCCCAGCGGTCAGCACCTTCGTCATTCATGGTCATATTAACCATTGGAGCATTTGTTGTAGGGTCGAATGACTGCAATGCATCAGTTATAACTTCACCTGTTAATTCAGGATCTCTTTTGAGACTGTAGAATTCGTAAACCTCGACGTTGGATTCTTTGAGCAATCTCTTGTCAGGTTTAGCTTCAACAACTATTTTATAATCAATAGGAATGAATGAGCGAATTTCCGGACGATTCAATATTTCATTGAATCTATCCATAGAATCTTTTATTATTCTGAATGAAAACTCCCCTTCTGTCGGCACGTCATCGGTTGTATAATAATACTCTACCCATCTAGCGTTTTCCTGAGGAGGCACAAAATATGTAGCAAATAATGTGGTGAAAGGGTGTTCTTCAGTATGTTTTTTTCTGATTTCATCCTCAGAAAGACCTTCATAAGGATTTGTAGTATCACTTTTTGCCTTTTGTCCATCAGCTAAAGCAGTTGTATCAGATTCAGCTGTTGCAGTGTCTGCAGGCGTCTGACTTGCCACGGTTATAGAATCAATTGATTCAACCGCTTGTTCAACTGCAGTAGGCTCTTTAGGTGCTTCGCCTCTTCTTTTTCTTAGCTGTTCAGCTAAAAATTTATCAATTCTTGTAAATGCTCTTACGATATCTGCATTGTTCTTAACAAGATTGAATTCCAGACGTGCTGTAGTCTGAAGCAAGTTGCGCATTTGCTCTTGATTTTCAACTCCGGGAAGTTCGAGAATAATTCGGTTAGTTCCGACTTTCTGGATATTTGGCTCAGAAACACCGAACTGGTCAATTCTCTGACGGATTACTTCCTGTGCCTGATCAATAGCATCGTCTGCATTCTTGCGAAGTCTTTCGATAATTTTTTCTTCAGAAGCATCTCTAAAATCACCGATATCAAAATAAGATATCAAAGACTTACCTTTTGGTCTGGCAATTTCATTGAAATTCTTGAGGAAGATATCCAAACCATCCTGGTCTGTGCTTGCAGCATCTTCCTTAGTTTTATTAATTACAGCAATAAATAACTCATCAATAGATTCAGATTGAGCTGTTTCTTCAATAAGCTTAACTATGTCTGCTTCAAGAGTTACATACATACCTCCGCGCAAGTCAAGTCCAAGTTTCAACTGATTTTTCTTCAAATCAGTTAAATCCTGTCCGTGAAGCCTTCTAAACTCTTCAATTATTGCTAAAGAATCTTCAGAATTTCCGGCTTTTAAAGCTCTGTTGCGAAATTCTTTCTCTTTGGTTTCGAGCTGTGAAGCCTGATATGTTGGTATCATCACAGCTATTGCTGCAACTACCGGCAGTATAACCAGTAGAAGTTTACCCCAATTTAGTTTCAATTAAATACTCCGTTAAAAACATCAATAACTTATTTTCTCAAATGGATTTTTACAGAACTACAAAATTATGTTCTTTTTTTAGAATAATCAAAAAAAAATTGAAAAATGTCAAATTTCAATGCCAAAATCTGTCAATTTTCTGTAAAGAGTCCTTTCACTTATTCCCAATGATTCGGAAGCTTGCCTTCGATTTCCACCCGAACGCTTGAGTGCAAGCACAATCATCCTCTTTTCAATTTCGTCTAACCTCAAACTATCGAGATTGTTCACTAAATCGTCCTGAGTATTAATTTCATCAGCATTTTGTATTTGAATATTGTCTACAGAATCATAAATTTTGTCACTTTGCAGCATCAAATTGAATACATTTCGCTTAATTTCGCTTACATCGTTTTTTATATCAAGCAATGTTTTGAAAATCAAAAGTAACTCATTTGACGCAACTTCATCACGATAAACAGAAACAAGTGACTGATTTTCCACAGTTGCATGGGAATTATAAGCCGGAAGTGCCGGTGGGATATATTTTCGCAGAACCTCAGGAGTCATTACATATCCTTTCTCAAGGGTAATAATAGTCTCAACAAGGTTTTTCAACTCTCTGACATTCCCTGGCCAAGGCATACCCATAAGCATATTCAGTGCATCTTTTGTGATTCCGCTATATTCAAGTCCCAATTTCTTACAGACTTTTTTGCCGAAATGGTCAACAAGTTCGGGTATATCCTGCAAGTGACTTCGCAATACAGGCAGTTTGATATGAACAGAATTCAATCGAAAAAATAAATCCCGACGAAATTTGCCTTCTTCCACAAAAATTTCTAAATCTCTGTTAGTTGCAGCTATGATCCGTACATCAACTTTGTGCATACTCGATGAACCAAGCCTCGAAAACTGACCGGACTCCAAAACTCTTAGCAATTTAACCTGTGTACCAATAGGCATCTCCCCTATTTCATCAAGGAAGATAGTGCCTTTATGTGCTGTTTCAAAAAAACCTATCCTCTGCTCGACAGCACCTGTGAATGCTCCTTTTTCACTACCGAATAATTCTGACTCTAAAAGTGTCTCTGGTATTGCTCCGCAATTTACACTAACGAAAGGCTGATTTTTTCGATTACTCAGACCATGAAGTGCATTCGCAAAAACTTCTTTGCCGGTTCCGGTCTCACCCGTAATCAATACAGTTAAGTCTGTAGGTGCAGCCTGAAGCAAAGTCTCGATAGCAATCGTTATTTGAGGCGAACTCCCGATAATTCCAAATCGCTTTTTTACTTCCGATATAAATTGTTTGTCAAAATTTTCCATGACTATATTATTTTATTCAACACCTTGTTTTTTGGACCATTCATCCCAGCCACCGGAATAAATATGCGTTTTATAACCAAAATTAATTAGAATTTCGGCAATTTTATGACTTGAATCACAATTCCCACCATCGCAATATACTATTATAGTCTTTTCACTTGGCAAGTCAAGCACTTTATTCATTACTTCCGATTCATCATCATACGGAAAGATATTAATTGCGTTGCCAATTTTATTCTTCTCATGAAAATCGCTACTACGGGCATCCACTATAACAAAATCATCACTGGCTACAATTTTAAGCATCTGTTCATAAGTTACAGTAGCTTCATCTTTCAAAGATATATCTGAGCTGAAAGAGCTTCCATTGGCACTATTAAAAAGTAAATCGTCACTTATTTGTGCCAGTTCTTTTTTCTTATAAATCAATGGTAGTGGTTTTGGTTGCGAGCTATTATATAAAAGACCTATAGCAATTGATACGACTAAAATAATAATTATTTCTTTGAAATTTTTCATCATTACTAAAATCCTCTTTCTTTTCGTATTTTGGTATATGCTTCATTAATTTCCTGAGATTTTCTTTCGGCATTTTTTCTTGTATTGTCATCAAATTTTGCAAATCTGTCAGGGTGATATTCTTTCATCAATTTTTTATAATTATTCTTAATATCATCAATAGTTGAATTTGGACTTAATCCCAATATATTATAATACTTACTTAATGGCGATGATGAATAATTTTCTCGGTTTTGATTTCTTTCTTTATTATTTACTTTTTCAGAATTCAGCTCATCAATTATTCTTTTTAACTCTTCATCTTCATTATTAAATGAGTAAGAGCCTGAGTCAGATTGATTAATATTTGCCTTAAATATTTTTGATATACGATTTAAAATTTGCATAGAATTTCTTTTGTTTCTTTTTCAAATAATTTTCTTTTAAGTTTTATAATTAAATCAAGTCAAATGGTTAAGTTCAAATTGAATCAAAGAAAACCCTAAGCATTATTATTATTTGACCTTAGTTTATTATTAGAAAAATATCCTTAAATTTCAAAAAACTTGTTGAAAACACCTCTTAATTTGAATAATATATAACGTTCCATACTGCCTTTTGTTTTAATCACACCTGACAAAAAGTCATAAAAAAGCCGCTTCTTAAATTATAAGATAGCGGCTTAATTGTAGATTATATAATAATACTACACCGAAATATTATGTGCTTCCATTTCTTCCTGAATTTCATCAGAAATATCTGCCAATGGGTCTTTGTCGTTGGAATAAGTCGCTTTACCAAAAATATTACCAACATCAGAAGTCCAGTTCATTTCCTGATAAGCTCTCAAGCCTGTACCGGCAGGTATTAACTGTCCAAGTATGATATTTTCCTTTAATCCTTGAAGATGGTCTACCTTCGCAGCAACTGAAGCTTCTGAAAGAACTCTTGTTGTTTCCTGGAAAGAAGCCGCTGACAGCCAGCTTTCAGTAGTAAGAGAAGCTTGTGTAATACCTAAAAGTATCGGCTCTGAAATAGCAGGCTCGGCAGGTTCAAACTCTGCAATTCGAAGATTTTTCTTCTTAAGGTCATTATTTATTTCGCGTACTTTTTTACGTTGAGTCAGATAACCTTCACTATATTTTGATTCGCCTTTATCAGAGATTACAACCATATTCTTGATAATTTGGTTTTCATCATTGAATCTTTGACGGTCAACATTATCATTTTCAAGTAGTGAAGAATCTCCCGATTCGACAATTCTAACTTTCTGGAGCATCTGACGCACGATAACCTCAATATGCTTATCGTTAATCTTCACACCCTGCATTCGATAAACTTCCTGAATCTCGTTTACAAGATATTCCTGCACAGCGTTTGCGCCCTTAATTCTAAGAATGTCGTGAGGATTTATAGAACCTTCCGTCAATCTGTCACCTGTACGAACAAAGTCACCTTCCTGAACAAGAAT
This is a stretch of genomic DNA from Ignavibacteriota bacterium. It encodes these proteins:
- the secF gene encoding protein translocase subunit SecF, which codes for MQYFSKTDINFVGVRRTFAMISMILVILGLVATFILKPVLGIDFKGGAEIALNISGNPSIGDVRDIIANAGIKGAEIKSFGDANSFLIRIMDVEEGPDMINEALKSGFASETITMLKVDKIGPKIGAELFTEAIWAIIIAVIAILVYVAFRFEFNFGVGAIIALVHDVVLTFSTIVVVHHLGLVDLELNQAILAGMLTVVGYSINDTVIIFDRIRENIEKHKGMNYIKMINMSLNETLSRTINTTTTTIMVLLVLFIFGGPVLQGFAFTMFFGIVYGTYSSIYISSNYVIWRHENTDKQTSDSKSKKIATAKA
- a CDS encoding J domain-containing protein, with amino-acid sequence MQILNRISKIFKANINQSDSGSYSFNNEDEELKRIIDELNSEKVNNKERNQNRENYSSSPLSKYYNILGLSPNSTIDDIKNNYKKLMKEYHPDRFAKFDDNTRKNAERKSQEINEAYTKIRKERGF
- the secD gene encoding protein translocase subunit SecD is translated as MKLNWGKLLLVILPVVAAIAVMIPTYQASQLETKEKEFRNRALKAGNSEDSLAIIEEFRRLHGQDLTDLKKNQLKLGLDLRGGMYVTLEADIVKLIEETAQSESIDELFIAVINKTKEDAASTDQDGLDIFLKNFNEIARPKGKSLISYFDIGDFRDASEEKIIERLRKNADDAIDQAQEVIRQRIDQFGVSEPNIQKVGTNRIILELPGVENQEQMRNLLQTTARLEFNLVKNNADIVRAFTRIDKFLAEQLRKRRGEAPKEPTAVEQAVESIDSITVASQTPADTATAESDTTALADGQKAKSDTTNPYEGLSEDEIRKKHTEEHPFTTLFATYFVPPQENARWVEYYYTTDDVPTEGEFSFRIIKDSMDRFNEILNRPEIRSFIPIDYKIVVEAKPDKRLLKESNVEVYEFYSLKRDPELTGEVITDALQSFDPTTNAPMVNMTMNDEGADRWARITGANLKKRIAIVLDERVYSAPVVQAKITGGRSQITGMANMEEARLLEVVLKAGALKAPVKIIEERVVGPSLGQDSINAGFRASMAGLIIVIIYMVFYYNRAGLVADFAVLLNITLIISVLTALKGTLTLPGIAGIVLTMGMAVDANVLIFERIREELAKGRSLRSAIDEGFGKALSAIIDGNITTGITAFILLVFGSGPIQGFATTLLIGILTTLFTGILITRALLELQLSGGATKFSFGQPKETATA
- a CDS encoding sigma-54-dependent Fis family transcriptional regulator — translated: MENFDKQFISEVKKRFGIIGSSPQITIAIETLLQAAPTDLTVLITGETGTGKEVFANALHGLSNRKNQPFVSVNCGAIPETLLESELFGSEKGAFTGAVEQRIGFFETAHKGTIFLDEIGEMPIGTQVKLLRVLESGQFSRLGSSSMHKVDVRIIAATNRDLEIFVEEGKFRRDLFFRLNSVHIKLPVLRSHLQDIPELVDHFGKKVCKKLGLEYSGITKDALNMLMGMPWPGNVRELKNLVETIITLEKGYVMTPEVLRKYIPPALPAYNSHATVENQSLVSVYRDEVASNELLLIFKTLLDIKNDVSEIKRNVFNLMLQSDKIYDSVDNIQIQNADEINTQDDLVNNLDSLRLDEIEKRMIVLALKRSGGNRRQASESLGISERTLYRKLTDFGIEI
- a CDS encoding rhodanese-like domain-containing protein; this translates as MKNFKEIIIILVVSIAIGLLYNSSQPKPLPLIYKKKELAQISDDLLFNSANGSSFSSDISLKDEATVTYEQMLKIVASDDFVIVDARSSDFHEKNKIGNAINIFPYDDESEVMNKVLDLPSEKTIIVYCDGGNCDSSHKIAEILINFGYKTHIYSGGWDEWSKKQGVE